A single genomic interval of Camelina sativa cultivar DH55 chromosome 11, Cs, whole genome shotgun sequence harbors:
- the LOC104728675 gene encoding uncharacterized protein LOC104728675, with translation MHYTMNGDPETEMMDTDSAETFILDKPGTARDFLSAARRLVDQGEPSQALQAVVMAMRTQGGDEAVLQILNRTRELYKRRIQETASMDQLASIFAECAITEAQPLGHEPTSKHLLGTKETVAADAHGISILEKIINA, from the exons ATGCATTACACCATGAACGGTGATCCCGAGACGGAGATGATGGATACGGACTCCGCCGAGACGTTTATCCTCGACAAACCAGGCACCGCCAGAGATTTCCTCTCCGCCGCTCGGAGGCTCGTCGATCAAGGAGAGCCATCACAAGCTCTTCAAGCG GTCGTGATGGCGATGAGAACCCAAGGAGGAGATGAGGCAGTACTTCAGATTCTGAACCGTACCCGTGAACTTTACAAGCGTAGAATCCAAGAAACAGCTAGTATGGATCAGCTGGCTTCTATATTTGCAGAGTGTGCCATTACAGAAGCACAGCCTCTTGGGCATGAGCCAACATCAAAACACTTATTAGGTACCAAAGAAACAGTTGCAGCAGATGCTCACGGCATATCTATCCTGGAAAAA